A window from Pseudomonas alloputida encodes these proteins:
- the ribF gene encoding bifunctional riboflavin kinase/FAD synthetase, whose amino-acid sequence MQLVRGLHNLRPEHRGCVATIGNFDGVHRGHQAILARLRERGQALGLPTCVVIFEPQPREYFAPDTAPARLARLRDKIELLATEGIDRVLCLAFNQRLSKLSADAFVKAILVDGLGVRHLEVGDDFRFGCDRAGDFAFLVEAGNAYGFTVEAANTVIQDGLRVSSTEVRKALSEGDFELAEHLLGRPYRITGRVLHGQKLARQLGTPTANIQLKRRRVPLSGVYLASIVIDGKAWPGVGNIGVRPTVAGDGRPHLEIHLLDFAGDLYGRRLTVEFHHKLREEQRFASLEALKSAIDADIAAARAHWHAQPLTKSLK is encoded by the coding sequence ATGCAGCTGGTTCGAGGTCTTCACAACCTGCGCCCCGAGCACCGGGGCTGTGTCGCCACCATTGGCAACTTCGACGGGGTTCACCGCGGCCACCAGGCAATCCTGGCGCGCCTGCGCGAGCGCGGTCAGGCCTTGGGCCTGCCGACCTGCGTGGTGATCTTCGAACCACAACCACGCGAGTACTTCGCACCCGATACCGCGCCAGCGCGCCTGGCCCGGCTGCGCGACAAGATCGAGCTGCTGGCGACCGAAGGCATCGACCGGGTGCTGTGCCTGGCGTTCAACCAGCGTCTGAGCAAGCTCAGTGCCGATGCCTTCGTCAAGGCCATCCTGGTCGACGGCCTGGGCGTGCGTCATCTCGAAGTGGGCGATGACTTCCGCTTCGGCTGCGACCGCGCTGGCGACTTCGCTTTCCTGGTCGAGGCCGGCAACGCGTACGGCTTTACCGTCGAGGCCGCCAACACGGTCATCCAGGATGGCCTGCGGGTCAGCAGCACCGAAGTGCGCAAGGCCTTGTCCGAGGGCGACTTCGAACTGGCCGAACACCTGCTGGGCCGCCCGTACCGCATTACAGGCCGCGTGCTGCACGGCCAGAAGCTGGCCCGCCAGCTCGGCACACCAACCGCCAACATCCAGCTCAAGCGCCGCCGCGTGCCGCTGTCCGGGGTATACCTGGCCAGCATCGTGATCGACGGCAAAGCTTGGCCGGGTGTCGGCAATATCGGCGTGCGCCCCACCGTTGCCGGTGATGGGCGCCCGCACCTGGAGATTCATCTTCTGGACTTTGCCGGCGATCTTTACGGCCGGCGCCTGACGGTGGAGTTCCACCACAAGCTGCGTGAAGAGCAGCGATTCGCCTCCCTGGAGGCGCTGAAGTCGGCGATCGATGCGGATATCGCCGCCGCACGTGCACATTGGCACGCTCAACCGCTAACGAAGAGCCTGAAATGA
- a CDS encoding paraquat-inducible protein A, whose translation MSNSVEPETLAQLPLDELVACHECDLLLRKPVLQHDEKAQCPRCGYELYAHRHNVVNRSLALVLTALLLFVPANFLPIMQLHLLGQTSDDTVWSGVLGLYNSGMRGVAVVVLLCSMVIPLAKLLCQLAVLLSIRLNFGRDYGLVFYRIYHHLRDWGMLEVYFMGVLVAIVKLVDLAELTVGLGLFCFISLLLIQVWLEVVMSPHQIWSALSGEDLHAGD comes from the coding sequence ATGTCCAATTCTGTCGAACCTGAAACCCTGGCCCAGCTGCCGTTGGACGAGCTTGTCGCCTGCCATGAATGCGACCTGCTGCTGCGCAAGCCCGTGCTGCAGCATGATGAGAAAGCCCAATGCCCGCGCTGCGGCTACGAGCTCTATGCCCATCGGCACAATGTGGTCAATCGCAGCCTGGCCTTGGTGCTGACGGCCCTTTTGCTGTTCGTGCCGGCCAATTTCCTGCCGATCATGCAGTTGCACCTGCTTGGCCAGACTTCGGACGATACGGTCTGGAGTGGCGTGCTAGGCCTGTACAACTCGGGAATGCGCGGTGTTGCCGTAGTGGTACTGCTCTGTAGCATGGTCATTCCGCTGGCGAAGCTGCTCTGTCAGCTGGCCGTGCTGTTGAGCATCCGCTTGAACTTCGGGCGTGACTACGGCCTGGTCTTCTACCGCATCTATCACCACCTGCGTGACTGGGGCATGCTCGAGGTCTATTTCATGGGGGTGCTGGTGGCCATCGTCAAATTGGTTGACCTGGCCGAACTGACCGTGGGCCTTGGGCTGTTCTGTTTCATCAGTCTGTTATTGATCCAGGTGTGGCTCGAAGTGGTGATGTCGCCCCACCAGATCTGGAGTGCGCTATCGGGGGAGGACCTGCATGCGGGCGATTGA
- the rpsT gene encoding 30S ribosomal protein S20: protein MANTPSAKKRAKQAEKRRSHNASLRSMVRTYIKNVVKAIDAKDAEKAQAAYVLAVPVIDRMADKGIIHKNKAARHKGRLNGHIKALKEAAAA, encoded by the coding sequence GTGGCCAACACACCTTCCGCCAAGAAACGTGCAAAACAGGCTGAGAAGCGTCGCAGCCACAACGCCAGCCTGCGTTCCATGGTCCGCACCTACATCAAGAATGTAGTTAAAGCCATCGACGCAAAAGACGCCGAAAAAGCGCAAGCCGCTTACGTTCTGGCTGTACCTGTAATCGACCGTATGGCCGACAAGGGTATCATCCACAAGAACAAGGCTGCTCGTCACAAAGGCCGTCTGAATGGCCACATCAAGGCGCTGAAAGAAGCTGCAGCTGCCTAA
- a CDS encoding PqiB family protein, translated as MSDLPTAKTRPASNWSAIWILPLIALMIGGWLAWQAYRDAGVEIEVRFESGEGIVANKTEVIYKGMPVGKVKSLVLDAKGDTQGVIATIEMNKAAEPHLTKGTRFWLVKPSVSLAGISGLETLVSGNYIAVSPGEGERTKRFVALKVAPPLSDSEPGLHLTLKADRLGSLNRDSPVFYKQIQVGRVKSYRLSEDQSTVEVKVFIEPAYASLVRKHTRFWNASGVSIDASLSGVKVRSESLSSIVAGGIAFATPEYRKDSPPTDPSLPFRLYEDFDAAQAGIRVKVKLSDYEGLQAGRTPVMYKGIQVGSLKALKMEDNLASASAELTLDPLTEDYLVDGTQFWVVKPSISLAGITGLEALVKGNYIAIRPGEKGARPEREFEARAKAPPLDLKAPGLHMVLFADTLGSLEIGSPVTYRQVKVGSVQSYQFARNSNRILIGVHIEKEYEKLVNGSSRFWNVSGITLTGGLSGIKIKSESLQTLMAGGIAFDTPRPDVPLKRHIPRFRLHDSQEAVNRAGTLITIRVDRADGLKPGTAIRFRGLDVGSIESVDLTDDLQAVLLRARITESADRIARAGTQFWVVKPALGLVRTENLDTLIGGQYLEVQPAAKNRGPQRDFIALAEAPEVAGPEVGLPLTLSAPRRGSIKPGVPVTYREVTVGKVTGFELGQSADRVLIHILIEPRYAALVRSGSRFWNSSGFGFDWGLFKGATVRTESVETLIDGGIAFATPDGEQMGNPARPQQTFALFEKAEDEWLQWAPKIQIAK; from the coding sequence ATGAGTGACCTGCCAACGGCTAAAACCCGCCCAGCCTCGAACTGGTCGGCCATCTGGATCCTGCCTTTGATTGCGCTGATGATCGGTGGCTGGCTCGCGTGGCAGGCCTACCGCGACGCTGGTGTGGAAATTGAAGTCCGCTTCGAGTCGGGAGAGGGTATCGTCGCCAACAAGACCGAGGTCATCTACAAAGGCATGCCGGTTGGCAAGGTGAAAAGCCTGGTGCTCGACGCCAAGGGCGACACGCAGGGGGTGATCGCTACCATCGAGATGAACAAGGCTGCCGAGCCCCATCTAACCAAAGGCACGCGTTTCTGGCTGGTGAAGCCGAGTGTCAGCCTGGCCGGTATATCTGGCCTTGAAACACTGGTGTCGGGTAACTACATCGCCGTTAGCCCGGGAGAGGGGGAACGTACCAAACGCTTTGTGGCATTGAAGGTGGCGCCACCGCTCTCGGATTCTGAACCAGGCCTGCACCTGACCCTCAAGGCCGACAGGCTGGGCTCGCTCAACCGTGACAGCCCGGTGTTCTACAAGCAGATTCAGGTAGGCCGGGTGAAAAGCTACCGCCTGTCCGAGGACCAGAGCACCGTAGAGGTGAAAGTCTTCATCGAGCCGGCCTACGCCAGCCTGGTGCGCAAGCACACGCGTTTCTGGAACGCCAGCGGTGTCAGCATCGATGCTTCGCTTTCGGGTGTGAAGGTGCGCAGTGAGTCTTTGTCGAGCATTGTGGCGGGTGGTATCGCCTTCGCCACGCCGGAGTACCGCAAGGACAGCCCTCCCACCGACCCGAGCCTGCCGTTCCGCCTGTACGAGGACTTCGATGCCGCCCAGGCGGGTATCCGGGTAAAAGTGAAGCTGAGCGATTATGAAGGCCTGCAGGCGGGTCGCACGCCGGTCATGTACAAGGGCATCCAGGTGGGCTCGCTGAAAGCCCTGAAGATGGAAGACAACCTGGCCAGCGCTTCGGCCGAGCTGACACTCGACCCACTGACCGAGGACTACCTGGTAGACGGGACACAGTTCTGGGTAGTCAAACCGTCGATTTCCCTGGCGGGAATCACTGGCCTGGAAGCCTTGGTCAAAGGTAACTACATTGCCATTCGTCCTGGTGAGAAGGGCGCACGGCCAGAGCGTGAGTTCGAGGCGCGTGCCAAGGCGCCGCCGCTCGACCTCAAAGCGCCGGGCCTGCACATGGTGTTGTTCGCCGACACCTTGGGTTCGCTGGAAATCGGCAGCCCGGTGACGTACCGCCAGGTGAAGGTGGGTAGCGTGCAGAGCTATCAGTTCGCCCGTAACAGCAACCGCATCCTGATCGGTGTGCATATCGAGAAGGAGTACGAGAAGCTGGTCAATGGTTCGTCGCGCTTCTGGAACGTCAGTGGGATCACCCTGACCGGCGGCCTGTCGGGCATCAAGATCAAGAGTGAGTCGCTGCAAACACTGATGGCCGGCGGTATTGCGTTCGATACGCCACGGCCCGATGTACCGCTGAAACGGCACATTCCACGCTTCCGCCTGCATGACAGCCAGGAAGCGGTGAACCGTGCGGGTACGTTGATCACCATCCGTGTGGATCGTGCCGATGGCCTGAAACCGGGTACGGCCATCCGCTTCCGCGGCCTGGATGTGGGCAGCATCGAGAGCGTCGACCTCACCGATGACCTGCAGGCGGTGCTGCTACGGGCGCGCATTACCGAATCGGCGGATCGCATTGCCCGTGCCGGTACGCAGTTCTGGGTGGTCAAGCCGGCCCTGGGCCTGGTGCGCACTGAAAACCTGGACACCTTGATAGGTGGGCAGTACCTGGAAGTGCAGCCAGCAGCCAAGAACCGTGGGCCACAGCGCGATTTCATCGCCCTGGCCGAAGCACCGGAGGTAGCAGGGCCAGAGGTCGGCCTGCCATTGACGCTCAGTGCGCCACGCCGTGGCTCGATCAAGCCGGGTGTGCCGGTTACCTATCGTGAGGTTACGGTGGGCAAGGTGACAGGCTTCGAGCTGGGCCAGAGCGCTGACCGCGTGCTGATTCATATCCTCATCGAGCCGCGCTATGCCGCCTTGGTGCGCAGCGGTAGCCGCTTCTGGAACAGCAGTGGTTTCGGTTTCGACTGGGGTCTGTTCAAGGGCGCTACAGTGCGTACCGAGTCGGTGGAAACCCTGATCGATGGCGGTATCGCCTTCGCAACGCCAGATGGCGAGCAGATGGGTAACCCGGCGCGGCCGCAGCAGACCTTTGCCTTGTTCGAAAAGGCCGAGGATGAATGGCTGCAGTGGGCACCGAAGATTCAGATCGCCAAGTGA
- a CDS encoding paraquat-inducible protein A: MRAIDAGIVVCNECHELNRQEPDSTSQTCTRCGAIVHARRPNSIVRTWALLIAASILYIPANILPIMTVSTLGQGSPDTIMSGVITLLKHGMVPIAAVVFIASILVPTFKLVGIGLLLYSVQRRQPLSARQRILMYRFIEFIGRWSMLDIFVIAILVAVVNFGRIASVEANLGAVAFATVVILTMLAALTFDPRLIWDNTESEDDHE, translated from the coding sequence ATGCGGGCGATTGACGCAGGCATTGTTGTCTGCAATGAGTGTCACGAGCTGAACAGGCAGGAGCCAGACAGCACTTCGCAAACCTGCACACGTTGCGGCGCTATCGTGCATGCACGCCGGCCGAACAGTATCGTGCGCACCTGGGCGTTGCTGATTGCGGCGTCGATCCTCTACATCCCGGCCAACATACTGCCGATCATGACCGTGAGTACCCTCGGTCAGGGTAGCCCGGACACCATCATGTCCGGTGTCATCACCCTGCTCAAGCACGGCATGGTGCCCATTGCGGCTGTGGTGTTCATTGCCAGTATCCTGGTCCCCACGTTCAAGCTGGTGGGCATCGGCTTGCTGTTGTACTCCGTTCAGCGGCGGCAGCCGCTTTCGGCCCGGCAGCGGATATTGATGTACCGCTTCATCGAATTCATTGGGCGCTGGTCCATGCTGGACATCTTCGTCATTGCCATCCTGGTGGCAGTGGTGAATTTTGGCCGAATAGCCAGTGTCGAAGCCAACCTGGGCGCTGTCGCCTTCGCAACTGTGGTGATCCTGACAATGCTTGCCGCTTTAACTTTCGATCCCCGACTGATTTGGGATAACACGGAGTCGGAGGACGACCATGAGTGA
- a CDS encoding CoA-acylating methylmalonate-semialdehyde dehydrogenase — MSIVQHLIHGELVTKGERTADVFNPSTGQAVRKVELASRATVQEAIDSAKAAFPAWRNTPPAKRAQVMFRFKQLLEQNEAKISQMISEEHGKTLEDAAGELKRGIENVEFACAAPEVLKGEYSRNVGPNIDAWSDFQPLGVVAGITPFNFPAMVPLWMYPLAIACGNAFILKPSERDPSSTLYIAQLLLEAGLPKGILNVVHGDKEAVDALIEAPEVKALSFVGSTPIAEYIYAEGTKRGKRVQALGGAKNHAVLMPDADLDNAVSALMGAAYGSCGERCMAISVAVCVGDQVADALIAKLEPQIKALKIGAGTSCGLDMGPLVTAAARDKVVGYIDDGVAAGAKLVVDGRGFRVAGNEDGYFVGGTLFDKVTPEMRIYKEEIFGPVLCVVRVNSLEQAMQLINDHEYGNGTCIFTRDGEAARLFCDEIEVGMVGVNVPLPVPVAYHSFGGWKRSLFGDLHAYGPDGVRFYTRRKAITQRWPQRASHEASQFAFPSL; from the coding sequence ATGAGCATTGTTCAGCACCTGATTCACGGCGAACTGGTTACCAAGGGTGAGCGCACCGCCGATGTCTTCAACCCGTCCACTGGCCAGGCCGTTCGCAAGGTCGAACTGGCCAGCCGCGCAACCGTGCAGGAAGCGATCGACTCGGCCAAGGCAGCCTTCCCGGCCTGGCGCAACACCCCTCCGGCCAAGCGCGCCCAGGTGATGTTCCGCTTCAAGCAACTGCTGGAGCAGAACGAAGCCAAGATTTCGCAGATGATCAGCGAAGAGCACGGCAAGACCCTGGAAGATGCCGCCGGTGAACTGAAGCGTGGTATCGAGAACGTCGAGTTCGCGTGTGCAGCCCCAGAAGTGCTGAAGGGCGAGTACAGCCGCAACGTCGGTCCGAACATCGACGCCTGGTCCGACTTCCAGCCGCTGGGCGTGGTTGCCGGTATCACCCCATTCAACTTCCCGGCCATGGTGCCGCTGTGGATGTACCCGCTGGCCATCGCCTGTGGCAACGCATTCATCCTCAAGCCTTCCGAGCGTGACCCGAGCTCGACCCTGTACATTGCCCAGTTGCTGCTGGAAGCTGGCCTGCCGAAGGGCATCCTCAACGTCGTGCACGGTGACAAGGAAGCGGTGGATGCGCTGATCGAAGCGCCGGAAGTCAAAGCACTGAGCTTCGTGGGCTCGACCCCGATCGCCGAGTACATCTATGCCGAAGGCACCAAGCGTGGCAAGCGTGTACAAGCCCTGGGTGGCGCGAAGAACCATGCGGTGCTGATGCCGGATGCCGACCTGGACAACGCCGTCAGTGCACTGATGGGCGCGGCTTACGGTTCGTGTGGCGAGCGTTGCATGGCCATTTCGGTAGCCGTGTGCGTGGGCGACCAAGTGGCCGATGCCCTGATTGCCAAGCTGGAGCCACAGATCAAGGCGCTGAAGATTGGTGCCGGCACCTCGTGCGGCCTGGACATGGGCCCGCTGGTGACTGCGGCAGCGCGTGACAAGGTCGTGGGTTACATCGATGACGGTGTTGCTGCTGGCGCCAAGCTGGTGGTGGATGGCCGTGGCTTCCGTGTGGCGGGTAATGAAGATGGCTACTTTGTGGGTGGCACCCTGTTCGACAAGGTGACCCCGGAGATGCGCATCTATAAAGAGGAGATCTTTGGCCCGGTGCTGTGCGTGGTCCGTGTGAATAGCCTGGAGCAGGCCATGCAGCTGATCAACGATCACGAGTATGGCAACGGCACCTGTATCTTTACCCGTGACGGTGAAGCGGCCCGTCTGTTCTGCGACGAGATCGAGGTGGGTATGGTGGGTGTGAACGTACCGCTGCCGGTGCCGGTGGCCTACCACAGCTTCGGTGGCTGGAAGCGTTCGCTGTTTGGTGACCTGCATGCCTATGGCCCGGATGGTGTGCGCTTCTATACCCGTCGCAAGGCCATTACCCAGCGTTGGCCGCAGCGGGCCAGCCATGAAGCGTCGCAGTTTGCATTCCCTAGCCTGTAA
- the murJ gene encoding murein biosynthesis integral membrane protein MurJ, with amino-acid sequence MNLLKSLAAVSSITMISRVLGFVRDTILARIFGAGVATDAFFIAFKLPNLLRRIFAEGAFSQAFVPILAEYKTQQGEEATRTFIAYVSGLLTLVLALVTAIGILAAPWVVWATAPGFVDSTEKYALTTDLLRVTFPYIFLISLSSLAGAILNTWNRFSVPAFTPTLLNVAMIAFAVLLTPYFNPPIMALAWGVLAGGLAQLLYQLPALKKIGMLVLPRLNLKDAGVWRVLKQMLPAILGVSVSQISLIINTIFASFLVAGSVSWMYYADRLMELPSGVLGVALGTILLPTLAKTYANKDREEYSRILDWGLRLCFLLVLPCTLALAILAEPLTVALFQYGKFSAFDAAMTQRALIAYSVGLLAIILIKVLAPGFYAQQNIRTPVKIAVFTLVCTQLFNLALVGPLAHAGLALAISLGACLNAGLLFWKLRSQQLFEPQPGWAVFLLKLVLAVTLMSAVLLAGMHYMPAWEQGIMLERFLRLGALILAGVVTYFGCLYLCGFRPRHFARKALH; translated from the coding sequence ATGAACCTGCTCAAATCCCTGGCTGCAGTAAGCTCGATCACCATGATTTCGCGGGTGCTGGGCTTTGTTCGCGACACCATCCTGGCCCGCATCTTTGGTGCTGGTGTCGCTACCGATGCCTTCTTCATCGCGTTCAAACTGCCCAACCTGTTGCGGCGCATCTTCGCCGAAGGCGCATTCTCCCAGGCCTTCGTGCCGATTCTGGCCGAGTACAAGACCCAGCAGGGCGAGGAGGCGACGCGCACCTTCATTGCCTATGTCAGCGGCCTTCTGACCCTGGTGCTGGCCCTGGTGACCGCCATCGGCATCCTCGCTGCACCGTGGGTGGTGTGGGCCACGGCCCCGGGTTTTGTCGACAGCACCGAAAAATACGCGCTGACCACCGACCTGTTGCGGGTGACGTTTCCTTATATATTCCTGATCTCGCTGTCTTCCCTGGCCGGAGCGATCCTCAATACCTGGAACCGCTTTTCGGTGCCGGCCTTCACGCCTACCTTGCTGAACGTGGCGATGATCGCCTTCGCCGTGTTGCTGACGCCGTACTTCAACCCGCCAATCATGGCGTTGGCCTGGGGCGTGCTGGCGGGTGGCCTGGCGCAGTTGCTGTACCAGCTGCCAGCGCTGAAGAAGATCGGCATGCTCGTGTTGCCGCGCCTGAACCTCAAGGACGCGGGAGTGTGGCGGGTACTGAAACAGATGCTGCCGGCGATCCTGGGGGTGTCGGTGAGCCAGATCTCGCTGATCATCAACACCATCTTCGCTTCCTTCCTGGTGGCCGGCTCGGTGTCGTGGATGTACTACGCCGACCGCCTCATGGAGCTGCCTTCCGGTGTGCTGGGCGTTGCCCTGGGCACTATCCTGCTGCCGACACTGGCCAAGACCTACGCCAACAAGGACCGCGAGGAGTACTCGCGAATTCTCGACTGGGGCCTGCGCCTGTGCTTCCTGCTGGTACTGCCCTGCACCCTGGCGTTGGCCATTCTTGCCGAACCGCTGACCGTTGCTTTGTTTCAATATGGCAAGTTCAGCGCGTTTGATGCGGCGATGACCCAGCGGGCGTTGATCGCCTATTCCGTGGGCTTGCTGGCGATCATTCTGATCAAGGTACTGGCACCTGGCTTCTATGCGCAGCAGAATATTCGCACGCCGGTGAAGATCGCAGTCTTCACCCTGGTCTGCACCCAGCTGTTCAACCTTGCCCTGGTCGGCCCGCTTGCACATGCCGGCCTGGCATTGGCGATCAGCCTCGGTGCCTGCCTGAATGCCGGTTTGCTGTTCTGGAAGCTGCGCAGTCAGCAGCTGTTCGAGCCTCAGCCTGGCTGGGCAGTGTTCCTGCTCAAGCTTGTGTTGGCGGTGACGCTGATGTCGGCGGTACTGCTGGCGGGCATGCACTATATGCCGGCCTGGGAGCAGGGCATCATGCTTGAGCGCTTCCTGCGGCTTGGGGCGCTGATCCTGGCGGGCGTCGTGACGTATTTTGGCTGCCTGTACCTGTGTGGCTTCCGGCCCCGGCATTTCGCTCGCAAGGCCTTGCACTGA
- a CDS encoding aspartate aminotransferase family protein, with protein MNMPETGPAGIASQLKLDAHWMPYTANRNFQRDPRLIVAAEGNYLVDDHGRKIFDALSGLWTCGAGHTRKEIADAVTRQLSTLDYSPAFQFGHPLSFQLAEKIAELVPGNLNHVFYTNSGSECADTALKMVRAYWRLKGQATKTKIIGRARGYHGVNIAGTSLGGVNGNRKMFGQLLDVDHLPHTVLPVNAFSKGLPEEGGIALADEMLKLIELHDASNIAAVIVEPLAGSAGVLPPPKGYLKRLREICTQHNILLIFDEVITGFGRMGAMTGSEAFGVTPDLMCIAKQVTNGAIPMGAVIASSEIYQTFMNQPTPEYAVEFPHGYTYSAHPVACAAGLAALDLLQKENLVQSAAELAPHFEKLLHGVKGTKNIVDIRNYGLAGAIQIAARDGDAIVRPYEAAMKLWKAGFYVRFGGDTLQFGPTFNTKPQELDRLFDAVGETLNLID; from the coding sequence ATGAACATGCCCGAAACTGGTCCTGCCGGTATCGCCAGCCAGCTCAAGCTGGACGCCCACTGGATGCCCTACACCGCCAACCGCAACTTCCAGCGCGACCCACGCCTGATCGTGGCGGCCGAAGGCAACTACCTGGTCGATGACCACGGGCGCAAGATCTTCGACGCCCTGTCCGGCCTGTGGACCTGCGGCGCAGGGCACACTCGCAAGGAAATCGCTGACGCGGTGACCCGTCAACTGAGTACGCTGGACTACTCCCCAGCGTTCCAGTTCGGCCACCCGCTGTCGTTCCAGCTGGCGGAAAAGATCGCCGAGCTGGTTCCGGGCAATCTGAATCACGTCTTCTATACCAACTCCGGTTCCGAGTGCGCCGATACCGCACTGAAGATGGTGCGTGCCTACTGGCGCCTGAAAGGCCAGGCAACCAAGACCAAGATCATCGGCCGTGCCCGTGGTTACCATGGCGTGAACATCGCCGGTACCAGCCTGGGTGGCGTCAACGGTAACCGCAAGATGTTTGGCCAGCTGCTGGACGTCGACCACCTGCCTCACACTGTATTGCCGGTGAACGCCTTCTCGAAAGGCTTGCCGGAAGAGGGCGGTATCGCGCTGGCTGACGAAATGCTCAAGCTGATCGAGCTGCACGATGCCTCCAACATCGCAGCAGTCATCGTCGAGCCGCTGGCCGGTTCGGCCGGTGTGCTGCCGCCGCCAAAGGGTTACCTGAAGCGCCTGCGTGAAATCTGCACCCAGCACAACATTCTGCTGATCTTCGACGAAGTGATCACAGGCTTCGGCCGCATGGGCGCGATGACCGGCTCGGAAGCCTTCGGCGTTACCCCGGACCTGATGTGCATCGCCAAGCAGGTGACCAACGGCGCCATCCCGATGGGCGCAGTGATTGCCAGCAGCGAGATCTACCAGACCTTCATGAACCAGCCGACCCCGGAATACGCCGTGGAATTCCCACACGGCTACACCTATTCGGCGCACCCGGTAGCCTGTGCCGCCGGTCTCGCCGCGCTGGACCTGCTGCAGAAGGAAAACCTGGTGCAGTCCGCGGCTGAACTGGCGCCGCATTTCGAGAAGCTGCTGCACGGCGTGAAGGGCACCAAGAATATCGTCGATATCCGCAACTACGGCCTGGCCGGCGCCATCCAGATCGCCGCCCGTGACGGTGATGCCATCGTTCGCCCTTACGAAGCGGCCATGAAGCTGTGGAAAGCGGGCTTCTATGTACGCTTTGGTGGCGACACCCTGCAGTTCGGCCCAACCTTCAATACCAAGCCGCAGGAACTGGACCGCTTGTTCGATGCTGTTGGCGAAACCCTGAACCTGATCGACTGA